Proteins from a single region of Tautonia marina:
- a CDS encoding WD40 repeat domain-containing serine/threonine protein kinase, translating to MSIADDDRSLLFATLAARSGLISISELDAALKQWATDRSRFIAEVLDDLGSLDAQKKAAVEQLMRLHLSQHGNDPRQSLRALSTVTSEEASGTDQGDPCSYVIDLEPATLDPDGTVIPGGLGIRKEERSAKALGDGRFRVIRLHARGGLGEVHVAYDTELDRDVALKEIQAQYADDLSSRTRFLLEARITGNLEHPGIVPVYALGRHEDGRPYYTMRFVRGESLRDAIERFHRSEGRPRSPRNRALRLRKLIVRFLAVCDAVDYAHSRGVIHRDLKPSNILLGPHGETLVVDWGLARALDDLGVEEGEARVVASESTGIDATVAIGPPPSALFGGGSGSTEQTVPGVAVGTPHFMAPEQAIGDPDRIGPASDVYSLGATLSTLLTGYPPIEGTEPKEILERVKAGDVVSPRSRDRSIDPSLDAICAKAMAFEPSDRYPTARALADDLERWLADEPVSARRDPWGIRLGRWSRRHQNWVAGILAALVVALGSLGFIAQVLLDRQQARLDRGVALAAAREADRDAQAAREAERLQRYYALFDRLRQRSATPRPGWTWQASVELAEAAELRPQGDEEGAALLRSIAAGRLATFDFKAADDLLPGLNPSCLAFAPDGQTLALGEFKAQGFLVCSVVLVDWPSGMIRRRFSFPASLKDQIRDGGQDGVRKMTFDAEGRWLAVGTRSGRVHAWDLDQDDPYRQVWSAHEGDVLGLAFASGGDAPSIVTCGDDGVLRRWDLDAPRRAPEAPVAEFHGDGPVRTLAIGRSGALASVVGSRLHRHNPETLESVEQGPEVGTNRLAWSPDGRMIAAGGFEAITLVSSDRLKVVRRLTDPELVSAAHRHGLSGLNFHPSGSLLVSASSHDDDRRIKFWDANTGQMVGSIHEAEGTGYSLIDVAFAPDGDWMVATGKGRATRVELTHHPAYEAVGLDETEVEALGFVPGGQALARLGRSDDLVRVDLWSLKGSERLAGIDLPTEGAKDGGPLGMAVAPEGDSVAFCGAGAGVFLWEIGTEKPPERISLRLPSTLEYSADGRRIWALFDDQTEIGCWDLDRHEMLVGWRDRGAEIVRGMLRLPSLTQAEPWIVAGGRDGLTRLLRLEAGELVLIRQWDHANGPILALALRPEGGLVVSGTSGGSLMTIPLPDGVPFRAVEDAHPGGVTCLAIAPDGRSLASGGFDRAVRLWRIDAPRLRHVATLGLASGGIRDLDFAPDGRSLAVAVEGEHALRLWQLDRLEASWDGMGIGVEP from the coding sequence ATGTCGATCGCCGATGATGACCGATCGCTTCTGTTCGCTACGCTTGCCGCGCGGTCGGGCTTGATCTCAATCTCAGAGCTGGACGCGGCGCTCAAGCAGTGGGCGACCGACCGTTCCCGGTTTATTGCCGAGGTGCTTGACGACCTCGGTTCGCTCGATGCGCAGAAAAAAGCCGCGGTTGAGCAATTGATGCGTTTGCATCTTTCGCAACATGGGAACGATCCGAGGCAGAGTCTCCGAGCACTCTCGACCGTGACCAGCGAAGAAGCCTCGGGAACGGATCAAGGCGATCCATGTTCGTATGTGATTGATTTAGAGCCTGCGACTCTTGACCCGGACGGTACCGTGATTCCGGGAGGCTTGGGCATCCGCAAGGAGGAGCGTTCGGCAAAGGCTCTTGGCGATGGCCGGTTTCGGGTTATTCGGTTGCATGCCAGGGGAGGGCTGGGAGAGGTCCATGTCGCGTACGATACGGAACTGGATCGGGACGTGGCGTTGAAGGAAATTCAGGCTCAATACGCCGATGACCTGTCCAGTCGGACCCGATTTCTGCTTGAGGCGAGGATCACGGGCAATCTGGAGCATCCGGGGATCGTGCCGGTCTACGCGCTGGGGCGGCATGAGGATGGCCGTCCTTACTACACGATGCGGTTTGTTCGGGGCGAGTCGCTCCGTGATGCGATCGAGCGGTTTCACCGGAGCGAGGGGCGGCCCCGGTCTCCGAGAAACCGGGCCTTGCGCCTGCGAAAGTTGATTGTCCGATTTCTGGCGGTGTGCGATGCCGTGGATTACGCGCACAGTCGGGGGGTGATCCATCGTGACCTGAAACCTTCGAATATCTTGCTCGGGCCGCACGGAGAGACCCTCGTGGTTGACTGGGGCCTGGCCCGGGCGCTCGACGACCTCGGGGTGGAGGAGGGCGAGGCGCGGGTTGTCGCATCGGAATCGACCGGGATCGACGCCACTGTCGCCATCGGTCCTCCGCCCAGTGCCTTGTTTGGAGGAGGGTCGGGGTCGACCGAACAGACCGTGCCCGGCGTGGCCGTAGGCACGCCCCACTTCATGGCTCCGGAACAGGCGATCGGTGATCCCGATCGGATCGGGCCGGCGAGTGATGTGTATAGTCTGGGAGCAACGCTTTCCACCCTCTTGACCGGGTATCCTCCCATCGAGGGGACGGAGCCGAAGGAGATCCTGGAGCGGGTGAAGGCGGGCGATGTGGTTTCGCCTCGGTCCCGAGATCGGTCGATCGACCCGTCTTTGGACGCGATCTGTGCAAAGGCGATGGCCTTCGAGCCGTCGGACCGCTACCCGACGGCCCGTGCCCTGGCCGATGACCTGGAACGCTGGCTGGCCGATGAGCCGGTCTCGGCCCGTCGTGATCCGTGGGGGATCCGCCTCGGTCGTTGGTCAAGACGGCATCAGAACTGGGTGGCCGGGATCCTGGCGGCCCTGGTCGTGGCGCTGGGAAGTCTGGGGTTCATCGCGCAGGTCTTGCTGGATCGTCAGCAGGCGAGGCTTGATCGGGGGGTGGCGCTGGCCGCGGCCCGAGAGGCCGATCGAGACGCTCAGGCAGCGCGCGAGGCCGAGCGATTGCAACGGTATTACGCCCTGTTCGACCGCCTCCGCCAGCGGTCGGCAACCCCCAGGCCCGGATGGACCTGGCAGGCAAGCGTCGAACTGGCCGAGGCCGCCGAGCTTCGTCCGCAAGGAGACGAGGAGGGGGCCGCCTTGCTCCGGAGCATCGCCGCCGGACGCCTTGCCACGTTCGATTTCAAAGCCGCCGACGACCTGTTGCCCGGCCTGAATCCAAGCTGCCTCGCCTTCGCTCCTGATGGGCAAACCCTCGCGCTGGGGGAGTTCAAGGCGCAGGGGTTCCTGGTCTGCTCTGTGGTGCTGGTCGATTGGCCGAGCGGGATGATCCGTCGCCGGTTCTCCTTTCCGGCGTCGTTGAAAGATCAGATTCGTGACGGGGGGCAAGACGGAGTTCGGAAGATGACCTTCGATGCCGAGGGGCGTTGGCTGGCCGTCGGAACGCGAAGTGGTCGGGTGCATGCCTGGGACCTTGACCAGGACGATCCTTACCGACAGGTCTGGTCGGCTCACGAGGGGGATGTGCTTGGATTGGCCTTTGCGTCCGGAGGGGACGCTCCGTCGATCGTCACCTGCGGAGACGACGGGGTGCTTCGTCGCTGGGACCTTGATGCTCCCCGACGTGCTCCCGAGGCTCCGGTGGCCGAGTTCCACGGCGATGGGCCGGTGCGAACGCTGGCGATTGGTCGATCGGGGGCCCTGGCGAGTGTGGTGGGAAGTCGGTTACATCGGCACAACCCGGAGACGCTGGAGTCGGTCGAGCAAGGGCCGGAGGTCGGGACCAATCGGCTGGCCTGGAGCCCGGATGGCCGGATGATTGCCGCCGGAGGATTCGAAGCAATCACCCTGGTTTCGAGTGATCGCTTGAAGGTGGTTCGTCGTCTGACCGACCCGGAGCTGGTGTCGGCCGCTCATCGCCACGGGCTCAGCGGGTTGAACTTCCACCCGTCCGGCTCGCTGCTGGTCAGTGCCAGCTCACACGATGACGATCGGCGGATCAAGTTCTGGGACGCCAATACGGGGCAGATGGTCGGTTCCATCCACGAGGCCGAGGGAACCGGATACAGCCTGATCGACGTGGCCTTCGCTCCGGACGGGGACTGGATGGTCGCGACCGGCAAGGGCAGGGCGACTCGGGTGGAATTGACGCATCACCCGGCGTATGAGGCGGTTGGCCTCGATGAAACGGAGGTCGAGGCCCTGGGCTTCGTTCCGGGTGGCCAGGCCCTGGCTCGGCTCGGCCGATCGGACGATCTGGTGAGGGTCGATTTGTGGAGTCTCAAGGGATCGGAGCGGCTTGCCGGGATTGATCTCCCGACCGAAGGTGCGAAGGATGGCGGACCCCTGGGAATGGCCGTGGCTCCAGAAGGAGATTCCGTGGCATTCTGTGGGGCAGGGGCCGGTGTCTTTCTCTGGGAGATCGGCACGGAGAAGCCTCCGGAGCGAATCAGCCTGAGGCTGCCTTCGACGTTGGAGTATTCTGCAGACGGCCGGCGGATCTGGGCACTGTTCGATGATCAGACGGAGATTGGGTGCTGGGATCTGGATCGCCACGAAATGCTGGTTGGTTGGCGCGATCGGGGGGCGGAGATTGTCCGGGGAATGCTCCGGCTTCCCAGTCTGACCCAGGCCGAGCCCTGGATTGTGGCCGGGGGACGTGACGGCCTGACCCGCCTGCTTCGGCTCGAAGCGGGTGAGCTGGTCCTGATTCGGCAATGGGACCACGCAAATGGTCCCATCCTGGCCCTGGCGCTTCGGCCGGAGGGCGGCCTGGTTGTCTCAGGAACCTCAGGCGGGTCGCTCATGACGATTCCGCTTCCCGACGGGGTTCCGTTCCGGGCGGTCGAGGACGCTCATCCTGGAGGTGTCACGTGTCTAGCGATCGCTCCGGATGGCCGATCCCTGGCCTCGGGAGGGTTTGATCGGGCCGTTCGGCTCTGGCGGATCGACGCCCCGAGGCTCCGGCATGTGGCCACTCTCGGCCTGGCAAGTGGGGGGATTCGGGACCTCGACTTCGCTCCCGACGGCCGATCGCTGGCCGTCGCGGTCGAAGGGGAGCACGCTCTGCGCCTTTGGCAACTCGACCGCCTGGAAGCGTCGTGGGACGGGATGGGTATCGGGGTCGAACCCTGA
- the thrS gene encoding threonine--tRNA ligase, with protein sequence MVQIQLPDGSVKDFSEGVRPREVAASIGKRLADAAIAAVANGTIVDLDRPLEVTTEGPVSFRVLTPKDPEALDVLRHSTAHVMARAILRIFPGARLAFGPTTTNGFYYDIDLPDSRTISEDDFEAIEAEMRTIIQQAEPFERFTLPVPDARQFCEDLGQQLKVEHIDQELHSYGTLSFYRQGEFVDLCRGPHIPHAGKVGAFKLLSIAAAYWKGRTDGPMLQRLYGTAFFDRKDLEAYLTQIEEAKKRDHRKLGKELGLFTLSEKVGSGLILWMPKGSIVRGILEQFLKDELLKRGYEPVYTPHIGKVELYKTSGHYPYYRDSQFPTLKMLSDPAMALVAGLERNELDDETQKILLAEARIDDTPYWKLDAAGRIGYVMEHGVSEEYLLKPMNCPHHIQIYAAQPRSYRDLPVRFAEFGTVYRYEQSGQLAGLTRVRGFTQDDAHLFCTPDQVRGEFRETMELTQFILGSLGLNDYRVRLSKSDRNDPKFQGADFDVWERAEADIRAVLDEMGLAYEEAEGEAAFYGPKADFVVRDCLGRQWQLGTVQLDYVLPERFELEYTGADNKPHRPVMIHRAPFGSMERFMGILIEHFAGAFPLWLAPEQVRVLPISDKVADYAQEVLNELKTAGLRAAIDRRPEKIGAKIRDAQLEKIPVMLVVGAKEAEARLVAYRDRIDGDQGTLPLADAIARLRAESDARTIRQTVTPSAPEPVTPESEGEKHAY encoded by the coding sequence ATGGTTCAGATTCAATTGCCGGATGGTTCCGTTAAGGACTTTTCCGAAGGCGTCCGTCCCCGAGAAGTCGCGGCTTCGATCGGTAAACGGCTGGCCGACGCCGCCATTGCCGCCGTCGCCAACGGTACGATCGTTGACCTCGATCGCCCGCTGGAGGTCACGACCGAGGGACCAGTCTCCTTCCGGGTCTTGACTCCGAAAGATCCCGAAGCGCTCGACGTTCTGCGCCACTCGACGGCGCACGTGATGGCCCGCGCCATTCTCCGCATCTTCCCCGGGGCCCGGCTCGCCTTCGGCCCGACAACCACGAACGGCTTCTACTACGACATCGACCTGCCCGATTCCCGGACCATCTCCGAGGACGACTTCGAGGCCATCGAAGCCGAGATGCGGACGATCATCCAGCAGGCCGAGCCCTTCGAGCGCTTCACCCTGCCCGTTCCCGATGCCCGGCAATTCTGCGAAGACCTCGGCCAGCAGTTGAAGGTCGAGCACATCGATCAGGAATTGCACTCCTACGGCACCCTCTCCTTCTACCGCCAGGGAGAGTTCGTTGACCTCTGCCGGGGGCCTCATATCCCCCACGCGGGCAAGGTCGGAGCCTTCAAGCTCCTGTCGATCGCCGCGGCCTACTGGAAGGGCCGAACCGATGGCCCAATGCTTCAGCGCCTTTACGGCACCGCCTTCTTCGACCGCAAGGATCTGGAGGCGTACCTCACCCAGATCGAGGAGGCCAAGAAGCGCGACCACCGCAAGCTCGGTAAGGAACTCGGCCTGTTCACCCTTTCCGAGAAGGTCGGCTCGGGCCTGATCCTCTGGATGCCCAAGGGGTCGATCGTCCGCGGCATCCTCGAACAGTTCTTAAAAGACGAACTGCTTAAGCGAGGATATGAGCCGGTCTACACCCCTCATATCGGCAAGGTCGAACTCTACAAGACGAGCGGCCATTACCCGTACTACCGCGACTCGCAGTTCCCCACGCTCAAGATGCTGAGCGACCCGGCGATGGCCCTCGTCGCCGGGCTTGAGCGAAATGAGCTGGACGACGAAACCCAGAAGATTCTCCTGGCCGAAGCCCGCATCGACGACACCCCCTACTGGAAGCTCGACGCCGCGGGCCGTATCGGCTACGTCATGGAACATGGCGTGAGCGAAGAATATCTGCTCAAGCCGATGAACTGTCCTCATCACATCCAGATTTATGCCGCCCAACCACGGAGCTATCGCGATCTCCCCGTGCGGTTCGCCGAGTTCGGCACCGTCTATCGCTACGAGCAATCGGGCCAGCTCGCCGGTCTGACCCGCGTCCGAGGGTTTACCCAGGACGACGCCCACCTGTTCTGCACCCCCGATCAGGTCCGTGGTGAGTTCCGCGAGACGATGGAGCTGACCCAGTTCATTCTCGGTAGCCTCGGACTGAATGATTACCGCGTCCGGCTCTCCAAGAGCGACCGCAACGACCCGAAGTTTCAGGGAGCCGATTTCGACGTCTGGGAACGAGCCGAGGCCGACATCCGCGCCGTGCTCGATGAGATGGGCCTCGCTTATGAGGAAGCCGAAGGCGAAGCCGCCTTCTACGGCCCGAAGGCCGACTTCGTCGTCCGAGACTGCCTAGGCCGCCAGTGGCAGCTCGGCACCGTGCAGCTTGACTACGTCTTGCCCGAGCGCTTCGAGCTGGAATACACCGGGGCCGACAACAAACCGCACCGGCCGGTCATGATCCATCGCGCCCCGTTTGGCTCGATGGAGCGGTTCATGGGCATCCTCATCGAGCACTTCGCCGGAGCCTTCCCGCTCTGGCTCGCTCCGGAACAGGTCCGCGTCTTGCCCATCTCGGACAAGGTCGCCGACTACGCCCAGGAGGTCCTCAACGAGCTGAAGACCGCCGGCCTCCGTGCCGCGATCGACCGCCGACCCGAGAAGATCGGCGCCAAGATCCGCGACGCCCAGCTCGAAAAGATTCCCGTTATGCTCGTCGTCGGTGCCAAGGAAGCCGAGGCCCGCCTCGTCGCCTACCGCGACCGGATCGACGGCGACCAGGGAACCCTTCCCCTCGCCGACGCCATCGCCCGCCTCCGCGCCGAATCCGACGCCCGTACCATCCGCCAGACCGTCACCCCCTCGGCTCCTGAGCCCGTCACCCCCGAGAGCGAGGGGGAAAAGCACGCCTATTAA
- a CDS encoding polysaccharide pyruvyl transferase family protein: protein MSCTRREALSALIAPALAAAARPGRLDVPTVLLRSGWQTENIGDIAHTPGLIAVLEQHWPEAEVILWPSRPLDRGVEPMLRARFPSLRLIREQQVGEPRADDPTVDEAIASADLLLHGSGPSIVGASSIRQWRAATDKPFGLFGVTISAISDATRDLLAAASFVFTRETRSLALVKEAGIDGPNVRFVPDATFALDLRDEESADRLRTEHGLEPGRFACFVPRLRYTPYWEMRPGSVPEAQIAERLAINEQFAEQDHAKLREALIAWVRETGGKALIVPEMTYQVEIIRPLVFDPLPDDVKAKTVPLDRYWLTDEAASVYRQAAAVVSHECHSPIIALAGGTPALYVRQPTDTWKGQMYPDLGLGDWMMDVEDVTGAEVAARLLTLHTDPDAAEARRSKAIDSAAERFRLGVATAREAISQA, encoded by the coding sequence ATGAGCTGCACCCGTCGCGAAGCCCTGAGTGCGCTGATCGCCCCGGCCCTGGCCGCCGCCGCCAGGCCGGGGCGTCTTGATGTGCCGACGGTCCTGCTCCGCTCCGGCTGGCAGACCGAGAATATCGGCGATATCGCCCATACGCCGGGCCTGATTGCCGTGCTGGAGCAGCACTGGCCCGAGGCCGAGGTCATCCTCTGGCCGAGCCGCCCGCTCGACCGGGGGGTCGAGCCGATGCTCCGCGCCCGCTTCCCGAGCCTGCGGTTGATTCGGGAGCAGCAGGTGGGCGAGCCTCGGGCCGATGACCCGACGGTCGACGAGGCGATCGCCTCGGCCGATCTCTTGCTGCACGGCTCCGGACCATCGATCGTCGGCGCCTCGTCGATCCGTCAGTGGCGAGCGGCCACCGACAAGCCCTTCGGCCTGTTCGGCGTGACGATCAGCGCGATCAGCGACGCAACGCGAGACCTCCTTGCGGCCGCTTCGTTCGTCTTCACGAGAGAGACGCGATCGCTGGCGCTGGTGAAGGAAGCCGGGATCGACGGGCCGAACGTGCGATTCGTGCCCGACGCAACCTTTGCCCTCGACCTGCGTGACGAGGAGTCGGCCGACCGGCTGAGGACCGAGCATGGGCTTGAGCCGGGCCGCTTCGCCTGCTTCGTTCCCCGGCTCCGGTACACGCCGTACTGGGAAATGCGGCCGGGATCGGTTCCCGAGGCGCAAATCGCCGAGCGCTTGGCCATCAACGAGCAGTTCGCCGAGCAGGACCATGCAAAGCTCCGCGAGGCGCTGATCGCCTGGGTCCGCGAGACCGGAGGCAAGGCCCTGATCGTCCCGGAGATGACCTATCAGGTCGAGATCATCCGGCCACTTGTCTTCGACCCCTTGCCCGACGATGTGAAGGCCAAGACCGTCCCGCTCGACCGCTACTGGCTGACCGATGAGGCTGCGTCCGTCTATCGCCAGGCCGCGGCGGTGGTGAGCCACGAGTGTCACTCGCCGATCATCGCCCTGGCCGGCGGCACCCCGGCCCTCTACGTCCGCCAGCCGACCGACACCTGGAAGGGGCAGATGTACCCCGACCTCGGCCTTGGTGATTGGATGATGGATGTTGAGGACGTCACCGGCGCGGAGGTTGCCGCTCGGTTACTCACCCTTCACACCGATCCCGACGCCGCCGAGGCCCGCCGTTCCAAAGCGATTGACTCGGCCGCAGAACGATTCCGCCTGGGCGTTGCAACGGCCCGAGAGGCGATTTCGCAGGCGTGA
- the fabF gene encoding beta-ketoacyl-ACP synthase II, producing MSRRVFITGMGVVTGLGETLKDFWAGLLEGRSGVGPLTLFDTTPFKVHFGGQVRDWDPDARFGHKEARRLDRFAQFALVAAESAVQDAGLDFINAPPIPHERCGVYIGSGIGGLNEFEEQHRNLIEKGPRQISAFTIPKLMVNAASGQISIKYGLKGPTSAMATACASAANAIGDAFKAIQAGWADLMVTGGSEAAITHMGLGGFASMRALSTRNDDPQHASRPFDKDRDGFVLAEGAGVLIIEAEEVARARGARLYAEVLGYGMSADGSHITAPDEEGRGAARAMRMCLNDAKCDPSSVGYINAHGTSTGLGDLAETKAMKTIFGDHAKNGLMVSSTKSHLGHLLGASGGVELVASALAIHRGVLPPTINLDEPGEGCDLDYIPHTAREVRVDRVMSNSFGFGGHNASLLIGRP from the coding sequence ATGTCGCGTCGCGTTTTTATTACGGGCATGGGTGTCGTCACCGGTCTGGGCGAAACCCTCAAGGACTTCTGGGCCGGGTTGCTCGAAGGACGGAGCGGGGTTGGCCCGCTGACGCTCTTTGATACCACGCCGTTCAAGGTCCATTTCGGAGGGCAGGTGCGCGACTGGGATCCCGATGCCCGCTTCGGGCACAAGGAGGCCCGTCGGCTCGATCGCTTTGCCCAGTTCGCACTGGTCGCCGCCGAATCGGCGGTTCAGGATGCCGGGCTCGATTTCATCAACGCTCCTCCCATCCCCCACGAACGTTGTGGCGTGTATATCGGGTCGGGTATCGGAGGGCTGAACGAGTTCGAGGAACAGCACCGCAACCTGATCGAGAAGGGCCCGAGGCAGATCAGTGCGTTTACCATCCCCAAGCTGATGGTCAACGCAGCCAGCGGGCAGATTTCGATCAAGTACGGTCTGAAAGGCCCGACCTCCGCCATGGCAACCGCTTGCGCCAGTGCCGCCAACGCGATCGGCGATGCCTTCAAGGCGATTCAGGCCGGTTGGGCTGACCTGATGGTCACCGGTGGGAGCGAGGCGGCCATTACTCACATGGGGCTCGGCGGGTTTGCCTCGATGCGGGCCCTCTCGACCCGCAATGATGACCCGCAGCACGCGAGTCGCCCGTTTGACAAGGATCGCGACGGCTTCGTGCTGGCCGAAGGGGCCGGTGTGCTGATCATTGAGGCCGAGGAAGTGGCCCGAGCCCGAGGGGCTCGCCTTTATGCCGAGGTCCTCGGCTACGGCATGTCGGCCGACGGTTCGCACATCACCGCTCCGGACGAGGAAGGCCGAGGAGCCGCCCGAGCCATGCGGATGTGCCTCAACGACGCGAAATGCGACCCGTCGAGCGTCGGCTATATCAATGCCCACGGCACGAGTACTGGCCTGGGAGACCTGGCCGAGACGAAGGCCATGAAGACGATCTTCGGCGACCATGCGAAGAACGGCCTGATGGTTTCCAGCACCAAGAGCCACCTTGGGCACTTGCTGGGGGCTTCGGGAGGCGTGGAACTGGTGGCGTCGGCGCTGGCGATCCACCGAGGCGTCTTGCCGCCGACGATCAACCTGGACGAACCCGGTGAAGGCTGCGACCTCGACTACATTCCGCACACCGCCCGAGAGGTGCGCGTCGATCGGGTGATGTCGAACAGCTTTGGCTTCGGCGGCCACAATGCGAGCCTCCTGATCGGCCGCCCCTGA
- the acpP gene encoding acyl carrier protein: protein MSIEERVVEIVSEQMGVAKDQITRETEFIKDLGADSLDTVELVMEFEEEFDIQIPDEEAEKIQTVGQAVDYIQEHSK from the coding sequence GTGTCGATCGAAGAACGTGTCGTGGAGATCGTCAGCGAGCAGATGGGCGTCGCCAAGGACCAGATCACTCGCGAGACCGAGTTCATCAAGGACCTGGGCGCCGACTCGCTGGACACCGTCGAACTGGTGATGGAATTCGAAGAAGAGTTCGATATCCAAATCCCGGACGAGGAAGCCGAGAAGATCCAGACCGTCGGCCAGGCGGTGGATTACATCCAGGAACATAGTAAGTAA
- the fabG gene encoding 3-oxoacyl-[acyl-carrier-protein] reductase encodes MPADAIPHSGCTVDLTGQVALVTGASRGIGRAIAERLAACGATVAAVARSVDGLAGTIEAIRSAGGTAEAFAGSVASSEDVSRIVSEVEAKFEKVHVLVNNAGITKDGLMLRMEDEAFRDVLETNLFGAFYFTRAVGAVMMRQRYGRIVNISSVAGLMGNPGQANYSASKAGLIGFTRTVARELATRNITVNAVAPGFIETDMTDVLPDKVKDVVKDHVPMKKFGQVDDIADLVCYLSGPGARYLTGQVIAVDGGMTA; translated from the coding sequence ATGCCCGCCGACGCGATTCCGCATTCCGGTTGTACTGTCGATTTGACGGGTCAGGTGGCCCTGGTGACGGGTGCCTCGCGCGGGATTGGCCGCGCGATCGCGGAGCGGCTGGCCGCTTGCGGAGCGACGGTCGCGGCCGTGGCGCGATCGGTCGACGGGCTTGCCGGCACGATCGAGGCAATCCGGTCGGCCGGTGGCACGGCCGAGGCCTTCGCGGGCAGCGTGGCCAGCTCCGAGGACGTGAGCCGGATTGTGAGCGAGGTCGAAGCGAAATTCGAGAAGGTTCACGTCCTGGTCAATAACGCCGGGATCACGAAGGACGGCCTCATGCTCCGGATGGAGGACGAGGCCTTCCGAGACGTGCTGGAAACGAACCTGTTCGGGGCGTTTTACTTCACTCGGGCCGTGGGAGCGGTGATGATGCGCCAGCGCTATGGGCGGATCGTCAACATCTCCAGCGTGGCTGGGTTGATGGGCAATCCGGGCCAGGCGAATTATTCGGCCAGCAAGGCAGGGCTGATCGGGTTTACCCGAACGGTCGCCCGGGAGCTGGCGACGAGGAACATCACCGTCAATGCGGTGGCCCCTGGCTTTATCGAGACGGACATGACCGATGTCTTGCCCGACAAGGTGAAAGACGTGGTCAAAGATCATGTTCCGATGAAAAAGTTCGGCCAGGTTGACGATATTGCCGATCTGGTCTGTTATCTTTCCGGTCCCGGAGCACGCTACCTGACCGGGCAGGTTATTGCCGTCGATGGCGGAATGACCGCTTGA
- the fabD gene encoding ACP S-malonyltransferase — protein MMKVAFLFPGQGAQAVGMGKELYEEVPAARELFDRADAILGIPLSKLCFEGPAEALEATDVSQPAIFVSSLAALEDLKAREPDLVASAVGAAGLSLGEYTALVFAGALDFEAGLRTVRRRGEAMQAASNASPSGMTSVLGLDEAKVDELIARVATTGGGTIWKANMLCPGNIVVSGSKEALTHVEPIATELGAMKVIPLAVAGAFHTDLMKPADEQLAEVLASADLKPPRIPVYSNVTAEPHGEDLDAIRGTLATQVTRGVLWEASMRRMLDDGFDTFYEIGPGRVLTGLLKRINRKVPCTSVPAR, from the coding sequence CTGATGAAGGTTGCGTTTCTGTTCCCCGGTCAAGGTGCCCAGGCGGTCGGCATGGGCAAGGAACTGTACGAGGAGGTCCCGGCAGCTCGGGAACTGTTCGATCGGGCCGATGCGATCCTCGGCATCCCGCTGTCGAAGCTCTGCTTTGAAGGGCCGGCCGAGGCGCTGGAAGCGACCGATGTCAGCCAGCCGGCGATCTTTGTGTCGAGCCTGGCGGCCCTGGAGGATCTGAAGGCGAGGGAGCCGGATTTGGTCGCCTCGGCCGTCGGAGCGGCGGGCCTGAGCCTGGGAGAGTATACGGCGCTCGTGTTTGCCGGAGCGCTCGACTTCGAGGCCGGCTTGCGAACGGTTCGACGCCGAGGAGAGGCGATGCAGGCCGCCTCGAACGCCTCGCCGAGCGGTATGACGAGCGTGCTCGGCCTGGATGAAGCCAAGGTCGATGAGCTGATCGCCCGCGTGGCGACGACTGGCGGCGGAACGATCTGGAAGGCAAACATGCTTTGCCCGGGGAACATCGTCGTCTCGGGGTCGAAGGAAGCCCTGACGCACGTCGAGCCGATCGCCACCGAACTGGGCGCGATGAAGGTCATCCCCCTGGCTGTTGCCGGAGCCTTTCACACCGACTTGATGAAGCCGGCCGACGAGCAACTGGCCGAGGTATTGGCCTCGGCGGATCTGAAACCGCCCAGGATTCCAGTCTATTCGAACGTGACGGCCGAACCGCATGGCGAGGATCTGGATGCCATCCGAGGAACGCTGGCCACGCAGGTCACGCGAGGGGTCTTGTGGGAGGCCTCGATGCGTCGGATGCTCGACGATGGCTTCGATACCTTCTACGAGATCGGGCCGGGCCGGGTCTTGACCGGTCTGTTGAAGCGCATCAACCGCAAAGTGCCCTGCACGAGCGTTCCGGCCCGGTGA